A genomic region of Janthinobacterium lividum contains the following coding sequences:
- a CDS encoding ATP-binding protein: MGRLFWKFFLCIMLAQVTATIGIGGTFWLKNRAAQQERALDIDTSPPAQMIIEAASATLEAGGSQALRQFLGKLERMRVFAVDAKGQELMGRAVHPAMLDKARAMLKQGQAHPVVREAAGSDGQRYLLFLPSSERFRNAEAGAARDTLIAVAMSGPRAMGPGPRPNDAGAPPPRGEFGRGMPPRMDSPYRTFIPLAAAIAASLLFAFLLAWYFARPIRDLRQAFEAASHGNLAPRFHASGKRGDELTDLGRDFDRMTGRLRSLMDSQTRLLHDVSHELRSPLARLQAAIGLAHQQPEKMAASMQRIERESERMDKLIGELLTLSRLEAGAVQAGAGHAHSEDVGIADLVHDIVDDARYEARARLMGIDLAVDAAMADASVTGQPELLARAVENVVRNAVKHSPDGGTVDVELSRLHDGKQDWLRIAVLDRGPGVASADLARIFEPFFRASNTQHSTDGHGLGLAIARHVINVHGGSIGASLRSGGGLCVEMLLPVKTPG, translated from the coding sequence GCCGCGCAGCAGGAACGGGCCCTCGACATCGATACCAGCCCGCCCGCGCAAATGATCATCGAGGCCGCCAGCGCCACCCTGGAAGCGGGCGGCAGCCAGGCATTGCGGCAATTCCTGGGCAAGCTCGAACGCATGCGCGTGTTTGCCGTCGATGCCAAAGGGCAAGAATTGATGGGCCGCGCCGTGCATCCCGCCATGCTGGACAAGGCGCGCGCCATGCTGAAACAGGGCCAGGCCCATCCCGTCGTGCGCGAAGCGGCCGGCAGCGATGGCCAGCGCTACCTGCTGTTCCTGCCCTCGTCCGAACGCTTCCGCAATGCCGAGGCGGGCGCCGCGCGCGACACGCTCATCGCCGTCGCCATGAGCGGCCCGCGCGCCATGGGACCCGGTCCGCGGCCCAACGACGCGGGCGCCCCGCCGCCACGCGGCGAGTTCGGCCGCGGCATGCCGCCGCGCATGGACAGCCCCTACCGCACCTTCATTCCCCTGGCCGCCGCCATCGCCGCCAGCCTGCTGTTCGCCTTTTTGCTGGCCTGGTATTTTGCGCGCCCCATCCGCGACTTGCGGCAAGCGTTCGAAGCCGCTTCGCACGGCAACCTGGCACCGCGCTTTCACGCCAGCGGCAAGCGCGGCGATGAATTGACGGACCTGGGACGCGATTTCGACCGCATGACGGGCCGTTTGCGCAGCCTCATGGATAGCCAGACGCGTTTGCTGCATGACGTCTCGCACGAGTTGCGCTCGCCGCTGGCGCGCTTGCAGGCCGCCATCGGCCTGGCGCACCAGCAGCCGGAAAAGATGGCCGCCTCGATGCAGCGCATCGAACGCGAAAGCGAACGCATGGATAAACTGATCGGTGAACTGCTGACCCTGTCACGGCTGGAAGCGGGCGCCGTGCAAGCGGGCGCCGGGCACGCGCACAGCGAAGATGTCGGCATCGCTGACCTCGTGCACGACATCGTGGACGATGCCCGCTATGAAGCCAGGGCGCGCCTGATGGGCATCGACCTGGCGGTCGACGCGGCCATGGCCGACGCCAGCGTCACGGGCCAGCCGGAACTGCTGGCCCGTGCCGTGGAAAACGTGGTGCGCAATGCCGTCAAGCATAGCCCCGATGGTGGCACGGTGGACGTGGAGCTGTCGCGCCTGCATGATGGCAAGCAGGATTGGCTGCGCATCGCCGTGCTGGACCGGGGACCCGGCGTGGCCAGCGCCGACCTGGCCCGCATTTTTGAACCGTTCTTCCGCGCCAGCAATACCCAGCACAGTACGGACGGCCATGGCCTGGGCCTGGCCATCGCCCGGCACGTCATCAACGTCCATGGCGGCAGCATCGGGGCCAGCTTGCGCAGCGGTGGTGGCCTGTGCGTGGAAATGCTGCTGCCCGTCAAAACGCCAGGCTGA
- a CDS encoding FlxA-like family protein, with product MVAAIGSGGAVSAASSASAGSGSQIAALQKQITAAQKQLTESQKGEQTEASQKLQQQLAQQIQALQAQIAQLQAAAAQKAAQQDAQPASSADTATSPAKSTSSTLGTLIDTQA from the coding sequence ATGGTAGCGGCAATCGGTTCAGGCGGCGCGGTCAGCGCAGCCAGTAGCGCCAGTGCGGGCAGCGGTTCGCAGATCGCGGCGCTGCAAAAGCAGATCACGGCGGCGCAAAAGCAGTTGACGGAGTCGCAGAAGGGCGAGCAGACGGAGGCGTCGCAAAAGCTGCAGCAGCAGCTGGCGCAGCAAATCCAGGCCTTGCAGGCGCAAATTGCCCAGTTACAGGCGGCCGCCGCGCAAAAGGCGGCGCAGCAAGATGCTCAGCCGGCCAGCAGCGCCGATACGGCGACGAGCCCGGCCAAATCGACCTCGTCCACCCTGGGCACACTCATCGATACGCAGGCGTAA
- the dcd gene encoding dCTP deaminase, with protein MTIKSDKWIRRMAETTGMIEPFEPGQVKERDGNRIVSYGTSSYGYDIRCADEFKLFTNINTTIVDPKDFDANNFVDVSGKGYCIIPPNSFALARTVEYFRIPRNVLTICLGKSTYARCGIIVNVTPFEPEWEGYVTLEFSNTTPLPAKIYANEGVAQVLFFESDEVCETSYKDRGGKYQGQVGVTLPKT; from the coding sequence ATGACGATTAAAAGCGATAAATGGATACGCCGCATGGCGGAAACAACGGGCATGATCGAGCCGTTCGAACCAGGCCAGGTCAAGGAGCGCGACGGCAACCGCATCGTCTCTTACGGCACGTCCAGCTATGGCTATGACATCCGCTGCGCCGACGAGTTCAAGTTATTTACCAACATCAACACGACCATTGTCGACCCGAAGGATTTCGACGCGAATAACTTCGTCGATGTGTCGGGCAAGGGCTATTGCATCATTCCGCCGAATTCGTTCGCGCTGGCCCGTACGGTTGAGTATTTCCGCATTCCCCGCAATGTGCTGACGATTTGCCTGGGCAAGAGCACCTATGCGCGCTGCGGCATCATCGTCAACGTCACCCCGTTCGAACCGGAATGGGAAGGCTATGTGACGCTGGAATTTTCGAATACGACACCATTGCCGGCGAAAATCTACGCCAACGAAGGCGTGGCGCAAGTGCTGTTCTTCGAGTCCGATGAAGTGTGCGAAACGTCGTACAAGGACCGCGGCGGCAAGTACCAGGGCCAGGTTGGCGTGACATTGCCGAAGACCTGA
- a CDS encoding alpha/beta fold hydrolase: MTLPQLHFAHANSYPAGTYRKLFGLLGQHYTVQALDMHAHDPAYPVSTGWPELVREYIDELERRYSAPVILVGHSLGGMLSVMVAKQRPDLVRCVVLLDSPVVAGWRALLVRLARNTALGERFSPSRFSARRRKLWPDAQAAYEHFAAKDMFAIWAPHVLRDYIDSGLVPHPEGVQLRFTREVETQVYRSLPHHIGGLVKDGFPVPIGFIGGTESVECRQAGLKATRKLVGKFFRQVPGGHLFPMENPELTAQVVREMITALLAKQ; this comes from the coding sequence ATGACCCTCCCGCAACTGCACTTTGCCCACGCCAACAGTTATCCTGCCGGCACCTACCGCAAGCTGTTCGGCTTGCTGGGCCAGCACTACACCGTGCAGGCGCTCGACATGCATGCGCACGACCCAGCTTACCCCGTGAGCACGGGCTGGCCCGAGCTGGTGCGCGAGTATATCGATGAGCTGGAGCGCCGCTACAGCGCGCCCGTGATCCTCGTCGGCCATTCGCTGGGCGGCATGCTCAGTGTGATGGTGGCCAAGCAGCGGCCCGACCTGGTGCGCTGCGTGGTCTTGCTCGATTCGCCCGTGGTGGCGGGCTGGCGCGCCTTGCTGGTGCGGCTGGCGCGCAACACGGCGCTGGGCGAGCGGTTCTCGCCGTCACGTTTTTCCGCCCGGCGGCGCAAGCTGTGGCCGGATGCGCAAGCCGCGTATGAACACTTCGCGGCCAAGGACATGTTCGCCATCTGGGCGCCGCACGTGTTGCGCGACTACATCGACAGCGGCCTGGTTCCCCATCCGGAAGGGGTGCAGCTGCGCTTTACGCGCGAAGTGGAAACGCAGGTCTACCGCAGCCTGCCGCACCACATCGGCGGTCTCGTCAAGGACGGTTTTCCTGTTCCCATCGGTTTTATCGGTGGCACGGAATCGGTGGAATGCCGGCAAGCGGGCTTGAAGGCCACGCGCAAGCTGGTCGGCAAGTTTTTCCGCCAGGTGCCGGGCGGGCATCTGTTTCCCATGGAAAACCCGGAACTGACGGCGCAAGTGGTGCGCGAGATGATCACGGCATTGCTGGCGAAGCAATAG
- a CDS encoding HAD family hydrolase: protein MKTIQGVLWDNDGVLVNTEQLFYESNRDLLLPYGIDLTPKQFFDWFLDNNYGAWHVLLGQGHAIELVERLRAERTVLFAQRLRQARQLAMPGIGPVLAALRPHVAMGVVTSAYAQHFDISHAATGLLGHFDFVLTREMYGESKPAPDGYQLGLQRLGLAAADCVAVEDSPRGLRAANAAGLECIIVRNPMNRHHAFDDAFCVVDSNAELGEVLAAFVPGMAHAPRQLESFL from the coding sequence ATGAAAACCATCCAGGGCGTGCTGTGGGACAACGATGGCGTGCTGGTCAACACCGAGCAGCTGTTTTACGAAAGCAACCGCGACTTGCTTTTGCCTTATGGCATAGACCTGACGCCGAAGCAATTCTTTGACTGGTTCCTGGATAATAACTACGGCGCCTGGCATGTGCTGCTGGGGCAGGGCCACGCCATCGAGCTGGTTGAGCGCCTGCGGGCCGAGCGCACCGTGCTGTTCGCGCAACGCCTGCGCCAGGCGCGCCAGCTGGCCATGCCCGGCATCGGGCCAGTGCTGGCGGCGCTGCGCCCGCACGTGGCGATGGGCGTCGTCACCAGCGCGTATGCGCAGCACTTTGACATCAGCCATGCTGCCACGGGCTTGCTCGGCCACTTCGACTTCGTGCTGACGCGGGAAATGTATGGCGAAAGCAAACCGGCGCCCGACGGCTACCAGCTGGGCTTGCAGCGCCTGGGCCTGGCCGCCGCCGACTGCGTGGCCGTCGAAGACTCGCCGCGCGGCTTGCGCGCCGCCAACGCGGCCGGACTGGAATGCATCATCGTGCGCAATCCCATGAACCGTCATCACGCGTTCGACGATGCTTTTTGCGTCGTGGATTCAAACGCGGAGCTGGGCGAAGTGCTGGCGGCGTTCGTGCCCGGCATGGCCCATGCGCCCCGGCAATTAGAGTCCTTCCTCTGA
- a CDS encoding sulfite exporter TauE/SafE family protein → MLTISLLCLFAFFAGLIDAAVGGGGLIQLPALFNLMPNMASTSLLGTNKLASACGTTFAARSFVGKVHIPWLLVLPAVASAFVMSFIGAAAVSYVPQQVVRPMVLVLIIIMAIYTFIKKDFGTTREARPIGSRERILAIVIGGAIGFYDGLFGPGTGSFLIFLFIRVFGFDFILASACSKLVNIATNVAALAFFIPAGHVVYAVAAPMAVCNILGALTGTWIAVRRGAAFVRILFLVLLVLLIVKLSYDIFFK, encoded by the coding sequence ATGCTGACCATCTCGCTGCTGTGTTTATTTGCCTTCTTTGCCGGCCTGATCGATGCCGCCGTGGGCGGGGGCGGGCTGATACAGCTGCCGGCCCTGTTCAACCTGATGCCGAACATGGCCTCGACCTCCTTGCTGGGCACGAACAAGCTGGCGTCCGCCTGCGGCACCACGTTTGCCGCCCGCTCGTTTGTCGGCAAGGTGCACATCCCGTGGCTGCTGGTGTTGCCGGCCGTGGCCAGCGCCTTCGTCATGTCCTTCATCGGCGCGGCCGCCGTGTCCTACGTGCCGCAACAGGTGGTGCGCCCCATGGTGCTGGTATTGATCATCATCATGGCCATCTACACCTTCATCAAGAAGGATTTCGGCACGACGCGCGAAGCGCGCCCCATCGGATCGCGCGAACGTATCCTCGCCATCGTCATCGGCGGCGCCATCGGCTTTTATGACGGCCTGTTCGGGCCGGGCACGGGCAGCTTCCTGATTTTCCTGTTTATCCGCGTCTTCGGCTTCGATTTCATCCTCGCCTCGGCCTGCTCGAAACTGGTGAATATCGCCACCAACGTGGCCGCGCTGGCCTTCTTCATCCCTGCCGGCCACGTGGTGTACGCCGTGGCCGCACCGATGGCTGTGTGCAATATCCTGGGCGCGCTGACGGGCACCTGGATCGCCGTGCGCCGCGGCGCCGCCTTCGTGCGCATCCTCTTCCTCGTGTTGCTGGTGCTGCTGATCGTCAAGTTGTCTTACGACATTTTCTTCAAGTAA
- a CDS encoding LysR family transcriptional regulator, whose amino-acid sequence MSMKLMWEIRAFCTVVEKRSFIHAARMLGRSPSAVTRAIQFLEDAIGAELILRTQKQFTLTTAGETYYASAKHLLETQAEAEDQLAELSNSPQGWVRLSAPEILSLGFLPKVVAQFSRDYPNVSVDIHFSDKSIDPIQEKLDFAIRGAFPQSSELIGYPLWNYRRYMYASPDYIERMGAPGEPEELAGHDIIMHSAPRILRDWHFVSSERNVRYQVQPRFRFTSGIATFQAALEGAGIVRLASWLAEPAVAAGTLRRVCTAYRLTSSKELDPSIHAVYGTSRMAKGARLFLEYVRQRGLEIPDERVI is encoded by the coding sequence ATGTCGATGAAACTGATGTGGGAGATCCGCGCCTTTTGCACCGTCGTGGAAAAGCGCAGCTTCATCCACGCGGCGCGCATGCTGGGACGCTCGCCGTCGGCCGTCACGCGCGCCATCCAGTTCCTCGAAGACGCCATCGGCGCCGAGCTGATCCTGCGCACGCAAAAGCAGTTCACCCTGACGACGGCCGGCGAAACGTATTACGCGTCGGCCAAGCACTTGCTGGAAACGCAAGCCGAGGCGGAAGACCAATTGGCGGAATTGAGCAATTCGCCGCAAGGCTGGGTGCGCCTCTCGGCACCGGAAATCCTGTCGCTGGGGTTCTTGCCGAAAGTGGTGGCGCAATTTTCGCGCGACTACCCGAATGTGTCGGTGGACATCCATTTCTCGGACAAATCGATCGACCCCATCCAGGAAAAGCTGGACTTTGCCATCCGCGGCGCGTTTCCCCAATCCAGCGAGCTGATCGGCTATCCCCTGTGGAATTACCGCCGCTACATGTATGCCTCGCCCGACTATATCGAGCGCATGGGCGCGCCCGGGGAACCGGAGGAACTGGCCGGCCACGACATCATCATGCACTCGGCCCCCCGCATTCTGCGCGACTGGCATTTCGTTTCCAGCGAGCGCAACGTGCGCTACCAGGTGCAACCGCGTTTCCGCTTCACCTCCGGCATCGCCACCTTCCAGGCGGCCCTGGAAGGCGCCGGCATCGTGCGTCTGGCCAGCTGGCTGGCGGAACCGGCCGTGGCAGCGGGCACCTTGCGGCGGGTCTGCACGGCATACCGTCTCACGTCGTCGAAGGAGCTGGACCCCAGCATCCACGCCGTGTATGGCACCTCGCGCATGGCCAAGGGGGCGCGGCTGTTTCTGGAGTATGTGCGGCAGCGGGGGCTGGAAATACCGGATGAACGTGTAATTTAA
- a CDS encoding GNAT family N-acetyltransferase: protein MRHSSHPYLVSTAQAADIDSITALLQANSPSQGGSLTGEFSRDKVASMADGASPVIVARRAADGPVVGVLFSAAPAAAQAPVVLAMLAAYAGSGNAYVYGPVCIADSERGQGLLALLYSAMREQHAGKEAVLFIRRDNPGSLRAHERLGMYEVAAFDFDGAQFAVYSDAIVGK, encoded by the coding sequence TTGCGCCATTCCAGCCACCCTTATCTTGTCAGCACGGCCCAGGCCGCCGACATCGACTCCATCACAGCCTTGCTGCAAGCCAATTCCCCCTCGCAGGGCGGCAGCCTGACGGGCGAGTTTTCACGCGACAAGGTGGCCAGCATGGCGGATGGCGCGTCGCCCGTCATCGTGGCGCGGCGCGCAGCGGACGGACCTGTCGTTGGCGTGTTGTTCAGCGCGGCGCCAGCCGCTGCGCAGGCGCCCGTGGTATTGGCCATGCTGGCCGCGTATGCGGGCAGTGGCAACGCCTATGTGTACGGCCCCGTCTGCATTGCGGACTCGGAGCGGGGGCAGGGTTTGCTGGCGCTGCTGTACTCTGCCATGCGCGAGCAGCATGCGGGCAAGGAAGCGGTGCTATTCATCCGGCGCGACAATCCAGGCTCGCTGCGCGCGCATGAACGGCTGGGCATGTATGAGGTGGCCGCTTTTGACTTCGATGGCGCGCAGTTCGCCGTGTATAGCGATGCTATCGTCGGGAAATAG
- a CDS encoding DNA internalization-related competence protein ComEC/Rec2 — protein sequence MRTLILGFAAGAAWLQTQASLPPYGGVLLWVTAGVSLLAALLLCRHARWHSWWRSTVALAAGVGLGFYWAAWLAQAAMAPQLALADEGQDIVVTGTVASLPYRFEQGVRFNFSVEKAVGAKVPPLIALSWYAGFRDEVTNEVGDVQPGERWRLTVRLQRPHGNANPMGFDYEAWLLEQGVRATGYVRPQPRADTPNVRLTAFVPGFGNVVEASRAALRARIVRSLEGKQYAGVIVALVVGDQRAIPQSDWQVFNRTGVSHLISISGLHITMIAGLFALGAGTLWRRSFFTGWQLPLRLPAQKVAALAGALAAFLYVLLAGFGVPAQRTLYMLLVVALALWLGRIASIVHILCLALGVVVLLDPWAVLWPGFWLSFGAVATMLYATAGRTTASMPPQAGRWRRLLAAVALGAHTQYVVTVGLVPLTMLLFSQVSLVSPVANALAIPVISLVVTPLSLAGSLLPAPLSDGLLLLAHTIVQMLAQVLEWLGARRFAVWTAPAPPMWSFCWALFGTAWLLAPRGWPHRWAGMLGWLPLLTALPSSPPQGGMWVTAFDVGQGMAVLVETPGHRLLYDTGPAYSLDSDGSSRVIVPYLRARGIAKLDGVIISHSDLDHAGGAMSLLENVQVGWLASSLFDGHPAVEARRALHNPYLHCMAGQSWTWEGVHFAMLHPLPASHTDISLTPNARSCTVKITAGKHSILLAGDIEAAQEAQLLARSAEGDLAADVVLAPHHGSGTSSTPAFLNAVHPTLAIFQVGHRNRYKHPKAQVYARYGDMGIARLRTDVEGAVVLAFGDGIGVTLYRASRPRYWHGR from the coding sequence ATGCGCACCCTGATACTCGGCTTTGCCGCTGGCGCCGCCTGGTTGCAGACGCAGGCAAGCTTGCCGCCGTATGGGGGCGTGTTGCTGTGGGTGACCGCTGGCGTGTCGCTGCTGGCGGCACTGCTGCTGTGCCGCCATGCGCGCTGGCATTCCTGGTGGCGTTCCACTGTTGCGCTTGCCGCTGGCGTGGGACTGGGCTTTTACTGGGCCGCCTGGCTGGCCCAGGCCGCCATGGCGCCGCAACTGGCGCTGGCTGATGAAGGCCAGGACATTGTTGTCACGGGTACGGTAGCCAGCCTGCCGTACCGCTTCGAGCAGGGCGTGCGCTTCAATTTTTCCGTGGAGAAGGCTGTTGGGGCGAAGGTGCCGCCCCTGATCGCCCTGTCCTGGTACGCAGGTTTTCGTGATGAAGTGACGAACGAGGTGGGCGACGTGCAGCCTGGCGAACGCTGGCGCCTGACGGTGCGCTTGCAGCGTCCGCACGGCAATGCGAACCCGATGGGTTTTGACTACGAGGCGTGGCTGCTGGAGCAGGGCGTGCGCGCCACGGGCTATGTGCGGCCGCAGCCGCGCGCCGATACGCCGAACGTGCGCCTGACCGCTTTCGTGCCCGGCTTCGGCAACGTGGTGGAGGCCAGCCGCGCGGCATTGCGCGCGCGCATCGTGCGCAGCCTGGAAGGCAAGCAGTATGCGGGCGTGATCGTGGCGCTGGTGGTGGGCGACCAGCGGGCGATTCCCCAGTCGGACTGGCAAGTGTTCAACCGCACTGGCGTGAGCCATCTGATTTCGATATCCGGTCTGCACATTACCATGATCGCGGGACTCTTTGCGCTTGGTGCCGGCACGTTGTGGCGGCGCTCGTTTTTTACCGGCTGGCAGTTGCCACTGCGGCTGCCGGCGCAAAAGGTGGCGGCGCTGGCCGGCGCGCTGGCGGCATTTTTGTATGTGCTGCTGGCCGGCTTTGGCGTGCCCGCGCAGCGCACCTTGTATATGTTGCTGGTGGTGGCGCTGGCCCTGTGGCTGGGACGCATCGCCAGCATCGTCCATATCCTGTGCCTGGCGCTGGGCGTGGTCGTGCTGCTCGATCCGTGGGCCGTGCTGTGGCCCGGCTTCTGGCTGTCGTTCGGCGCCGTCGCCACCATGCTGTACGCAACGGCAGGGCGCACCACGGCGTCCATGCCGCCGCAGGCCGGACGCTGGCGCCGTTTGCTTGCTGCCGTGGCGCTGGGCGCACACACGCAGTATGTGGTGACGGTGGGGCTGGTGCCGTTGACGATGCTGCTGTTCTCGCAAGTGTCGCTCGTGTCGCCTGTCGCCAATGCGCTGGCCATTCCTGTCATCAGCCTGGTCGTCACGCCCTTGTCGCTGGCTGGCAGCCTGCTGCCAGCGCCCCTGTCTGACGGATTGCTGCTGCTGGCGCACACCATCGTGCAGATGCTGGCGCAGGTGCTCGAATGGCTGGGCGCGCGCCGCTTTGCCGTGTGGACGGCGCCCGCGCCGCCAATGTGGAGTTTTTGCTGGGCATTGTTTGGCACGGCCTGGCTGCTGGCGCCACGCGGCTGGCCGCACCGCTGGGCGGGCATGCTGGGCTGGCTGCCGCTGCTGACGGCCTTGCCGTCCAGTCCGCCGCAAGGTGGCATGTGGGTGACGGCCTTTGACGTGGGGCAGGGCATGGCCGTGCTGGTGGAAACGCCTGGCCACCGCCTGCTGTATGACACGGGCCCTGCCTACAGCCTCGATTCCGATGGCTCCAGCCGGGTCATCGTGCCTTATCTGCGCGCACGCGGCATAGCCAAGCTGGACGGCGTGATCATTTCCCACAGCGACCTCGATCACGCAGGCGGCGCCATGTCTCTGTTGGAGAACGTGCAAGTGGGCTGGCTGGCCTCGTCGCTGTTCGATGGCCATCCCGCCGTCGAGGCGCGACGGGCGTTGCACAACCCCTATCTGCACTGCATGGCGGGCCAGAGCTGGACGTGGGAAGGCGTGCACTTCGCCATGCTGCACCCGCTGCCCGCCAGCCATACGGACATCAGCTTGACGCCGAACGCCCGCAGTTGCACCGTGAAAATCACGGCAGGCAAGCACTCGATCCTGCTGGCTGGCGACATCGAAGCGGCGCAAGAGGCGCAATTGCTGGCGCGCTCGGCGGAGGGCGACCTGGCCGCCGACGTAGTGCTGGCGCCCCATCATGGCAGCGGCACCTCGTCGACGCCGGCGTTCCTGAACGCCGTCCATCCGACCTTGGCGATTTTCCAGGTGGGACACAGGAACCGTTATAAGCATCCGAAGGCGCAAGTGTATGCGCGCTATGGGGACATGGGTATTGCGCGGCTGCGCACGGATGTGGAAGGAGCGGTGGTGCTGGCGTTTGGCGACGGTATCGGCGTGACCTTGTATCGGGCCAGCCGGCCGCGTTACTGGCATGGGCGCTAG
- a CDS encoding class I SAM-dependent methyltransferase produces the protein MTLLTAAETYLQDFHQRQVGVTSTAFGHLPASSPAGSWASSYYVLTSLVPAVDTPSSVLDLACGDGHLLGLLAARRQPRLQLLGVDMSQAELAAARAALPPSVHLLQGRGQALDLPSASVDYLVSHMALMLMDDIEQVMREIRRVLRPGGQFAAIVGRTFLLGEVNDVFMRVFKPVASTELPPLRFGDRRTGSEAGWRELLDAGFADVEFDDIDVPWTPTPGELWTALLDTYDIDRLDDGARQRLREAFLDAAAHLQDSDGKIATGWGLRLVRARAA, from the coding sequence ATGACCCTACTGACAGCGGCCGAAACCTATTTACAGGACTTTCATCAAAGGCAAGTCGGCGTGACCAGCACCGCGTTTGGCCACCTGCCGGCCAGTTCCCCCGCCGGCAGCTGGGCCTCGTCCTACTACGTGCTGACCAGTCTGGTACCGGCCGTGGACACGCCATCAAGCGTGCTCGACCTGGCCTGCGGCGACGGCCATCTGCTGGGCTTGCTGGCAGCCAGGCGGCAGCCCCGGCTGCAACTGCTCGGCGTCGACATGAGCCAGGCTGAACTGGCCGCCGCGCGCGCCGCCCTGCCGCCGTCCGTGCATCTGCTGCAAGGCCGGGGCCAGGCTCTCGACCTGCCATCGGCCAGCGTCGATTATCTCGTCTCGCACATGGCGCTGATGCTGATGGACGACATCGAACAAGTCATGCGTGAAATCCGCCGCGTGCTGCGCCCCGGCGGCCAGTTCGCGGCCATCGTCGGCCGGACGTTCTTGCTGGGCGAAGTGAACGACGTTTTCATGCGCGTGTTCAAGCCGGTCGCCAGCACCGAGCTGCCGCCGCTGCGCTTCGGCGATCGCCGCACGGGCTCAGAAGCGGGCTGGCGGGAACTGCTCGATGCCGGTTTCGCAGACGTTGAATTCGACGACATCGACGTCCCATGGACGCCCACGCCGGGCGAACTGTGGACGGCCCTGCTGGACACCTACGATATCGACCGCCTGGACGATGGCGCCAGGCAGCGCCTGCGCGAGGCGTTCCTGGATGCGGCAGCGCATCTGCAAGACAGCGATGGCAAGATCGCCACGGGCTGGGGCCTGCGCCTGGTGCGCGCGCGTGCCGCCTGA